One window of Marinobacterium aestuarii genomic DNA carries:
- the gpt gene encoding xanthine phosphoribosyltransferase — translation MASVPYRKDFPVSWEELHRNARALSWRLLELGPWKGIIAITRGGMVPAAILARELDIRLIDTICVTSYDKSADNDGAAMVRGDLNIIKSVEGDGEGMILIDDLVDTGKTAQCVRDLLPKAHFATIYAKPAGKPLVDTFITEVSQDTWIRFPWDMDYAFAPPMADR, via the coding sequence ATGGCTTCAGTGCCTTATCGCAAAGACTTTCCGGTTTCCTGGGAGGAATTGCATCGCAATGCCCGCGCCCTGTCCTGGCGCCTGCTTGAACTGGGCCCCTGGAAGGGCATTATTGCCATCACCCGTGGCGGCATGGTGCCGGCGGCCATTCTGGCCCGCGAACTCGATATACGCCTGATTGATACCATCTGCGTCACCAGCTACGACAAGAGCGCAGACAACGACGGTGCCGCCATGGTGCGCGGTGACCTCAACATTATCAAAAGCGTCGAGGGTGACGGCGAGGGCATGATCCTGATCGACGATCTGGTCGATACCGGCAAAACCGCCCAGTGCGTGCGCGACCTGCTGCCCAAGGCCCATTTCGCCACCATCTACGCCAAACCCGCCGGCAAGCCCCTGGTGGATACCTTTATTACCGAAGTCAGCCAGGACACCTGGATCCGCTTCCCCTGGGACATGGACTACGCCTTCGCGCCCCCTATGGCCGACCGCTAA
- a CDS encoding adenosine deaminase, whose amino-acid sequence MEHFLNSLPKAELHMHLEGSLEPELMFELARRNNIELPYDTVDQIRAAYNFGNLQDFLDLYYQGAAVLQTEQDFYDLTWAYLKQCETQNVIHTEPFFDPQTHTARGIDIGTVIRGIDQALQHGREQLGISSRLILCFLRHLSEDDAALTLEQALPYRQHFVAVGLDSSEAGHPPAKFQRVFDKARSLGLLTVAHAGEEGPPEYIWQALDLLQVARIDHGVRASEDPALIERLVREQTPLTVCPLSNVRLRVFDKMSDHNVLELLQQGLRITINSDDPAYFGGYMGENFLALHQGLSLTRAQAIQLSRNAFDSAFVSDDEKAALQARLDNFVAHYRK is encoded by the coding sequence ATGGAACACTTTCTCAACAGCCTGCCCAAAGCCGAACTGCACATGCACCTGGAGGGCAGCCTCGAGCCCGAGCTCATGTTCGAACTGGCACGGCGCAATAACATTGAACTGCCCTACGATACCGTTGACCAGATCCGCGCGGCCTACAATTTTGGCAATTTGCAGGACTTTCTCGACCTCTACTATCAGGGCGCCGCAGTCCTGCAAACCGAGCAGGACTTCTACGACCTGACCTGGGCCTACCTGAAGCAGTGCGAAACCCAGAATGTGATCCACACCGAGCCCTTTTTCGATCCGCAGACCCACACAGCCCGCGGCATCGATATAGGCACCGTTATCCGCGGCATAGACCAGGCCCTGCAGCATGGCCGTGAACAGCTGGGCATCAGCAGCCGGCTCATCCTGTGCTTCCTGCGCCACCTGAGTGAAGACGATGCCGCTCTCACCCTGGAGCAGGCGCTGCCCTATCGGCAGCACTTCGTCGCCGTCGGCCTGGACAGCTCTGAAGCGGGCCATCCGCCGGCCAAGTTCCAGCGGGTGTTTGACAAGGCCCGCAGCCTGGGGCTGCTCACCGTAGCCCACGCCGGCGAGGAAGGTCCGCCGGAGTACATCTGGCAGGCACTGGACCTGCTGCAGGTGGCACGTATCGATCATGGTGTCAGGGCCAGCGAAGACCCGGCCCTGATTGAGCGCCTGGTGCGCGAGCAGACCCCCCTCACCGTCTGCCCGCTGTCCAATGTACGCCTGCGGGTGTTTGACAAAATGTCGGATCACAATGTACTGGAGCTGCTGCAACAGGGGCTGCGCATCACCATCAACTCCGATGATCCGGCCTACTTTGGCGGCTATATGGGGGAGAATTTCCTGGCGCTGCACCAGGGCCTGTCACTGACCCGCGCCCAGGCGATCCAGCTCAGTCGCAATGCCTTTGACAGTGCCTTCGTCAGCGATGACGAAAAGGCGGCGCTGCAGGCCCGGCTCGACAATTTTGTCGCCCATTACCGCAAGTAG